Proteins co-encoded in one Pelobates fuscus isolate aPelFus1 chromosome 5, aPelFus1.pri, whole genome shotgun sequence genomic window:
- the LOC134611585 gene encoding uncharacterized protein LOC134611585 produces the protein MGSYISEPSIDDLQQSSTERARRYSPEDFTIHTTSQSHKSDHFTNSNLKLDRETYFCDEEFKNEKNEAAKVIQTMWRSYRTRRRGSQKYEATLVIKTNWKPDITPKTEVIQNQAATIIQASYKGYKTRKIIKRTEPSEHTTVQTTQLNQSAIVIQSHYRGYRTRQSLQIKKTSHLEQSNKNEDFTRRHAQTPSDSVSTSDNSSSREISPQCSMIAVSCESTKTGHSHGKHFQIIHSGNKCISPGGGRGINEFPSSVLSNSQIHNTKLCINSEKTQDYVLETTGVESVHACTPDEASYSREDTETDQYYKMKLFLDDQNVHRPVYKVPILLFDLKSDNLENECLCGFDISPEKLREKVKVISKKQRHLFCPRCHVCVYCGCKSCVKEKQSNCGTCYHFTKHSDHEPHHDCTCTNNIYKHNTLSQSIPVKKELMRSCPESVNDEIIFKTRQLCAATAIQSHWRGFQVRQTLKRHHNAALKIQSSFRGYKTRQNLTTAKVCYNDDNMKEKINRYNW, from the exons ATGGGCAGCTATATTTCAGAGCCGTCTATAGACGATCTTCAGCAGAGCAGCACTGAAAGAGCTCGACG TTATTCTCCAGAAGATTTCACAATACATACAACATCGCAATCCCACAAGTCAGACCACTTCACCAACAGTAACCTAAAATTAGATCGTGAAACTTACTTCTGTGATgaagaatttaaaaatgaaaaaaatgaggcGGCAAAAGTCATCCAGACAATGTGGCGTAGTTATAGGACAAGGAGACGGGGATCCCAGAAATATGAAGCAACTCTTGTCATTAAAACTAACTGGAAACCCGACATTACACCGAAAACCGAAGTCATTCAAAACCAGGCAGCTACTATTATACAAGCTAGCTATAAGggctataaaaccagaaaaattaTCAAAAGGACAGAGCCTAGTGAACATACTACTGTACAGACAACACAATTAAACCAATCTGCCATTGTTATTCAATCCCATTATAGAGGTTACAGGACCCGCCAATCTTTACAGATTAAAAAAACATCACATTTAGAACAATCCAACAAAAACGAGGATTTTACCAGAAGACATGCTCAAACACCTTCCGATTCTGTATCTACTAGTGACAATTCAAGCTCTAGAGAAATATCCCCTCAGTGTTCAATGATAGCTGTTTCCTGCGAGTCTACTAAAACTGGCCACTCACACGGTAAACACTTCCAGATAATCCATTCTGGAAATAAATGCATATCACCTGGTGGGGGGCGTGGCATTAATGAGTTCCCATCATCTGTGTTGTCTAATTCCCAAATACACAATACCAAACTTTGCATTAATTCTGAGAAAACTCAAGATTATGTGCTTGAAACAACAGGAGTTGAGAGTGTCCATGCGTGTACACCTGATGAAGCATCTTATTCTAGAGAAGACACTGAAACAGATCAATACTACAAAATGAAATTATTTCTTGATGACCAAAATGTTCACAGACCTGTATATAAAGTACCCATTTTACTATTTGATCTAAAATCAGACAATCTAGAAAATGAGTGCTTGTGCGGTTTTGACATTTCTCCAGAAAAACTCAGAGAGAAGGTTAAGGTCATATCTAAAAAGCAAAGACATCTTTTTTGCCCAAGGTGCCATGTCTGCGTATACTGTGGATGTAAGAGTtgtgtaaaagaaaaacaaagcaaCTGTGGAACATGTTATCATTTCACCAAACATTCAGACCATGAGCCTCACCATGATTGTACCTGTACAAACAATATCTATAAGCATAATACATTGAGCCAAAGTATACCTGTGAAGAAGGAACTTATGAGATCTTGTCCGGAATCTGTTAATGATGAGATAATATTCAAGACTCGACAATTATGTGCAGCCACAGCAATCCAATCACACTGGAGGGGTTTCCAAGTAAGGCAAACATTAAAGCGCCATCATAACGCAGCTCTCAAAATCCAATCCAGCTTCAGGGGCTATAAGACTAGGCAGAACTTGACAACAGCCAAAGTGTGTTATAATGATGACAATATGAAAGAAAAGATCAACAGGTACAACTGGTAG